In Peromyscus maniculatus bairdii isolate BWxNUB_F1_BW_parent chromosome 21, HU_Pman_BW_mat_3.1, whole genome shotgun sequence, one DNA window encodes the following:
- the Sowahc gene encoding ankyrin repeat domain-containing protein SOWAHC isoform X1 has protein sequence MEGPLEPSSETILRFLAERGGRARHSELVQHFRDALGGQREQRTRAREHFKELVNAVATVRTDPADGTKYVHLKKRFWTGGSPPLEASHPRDLPRIEVTEEPPVPDLPAEPCEGSPLQEGVDPQLSLGLGGEASDPEPPIPAQSGALGKNSPQEGQAESWASVPGPSENLKLPSQGGEEVEGTSSPGGPNTPRSARQNFRDLVMGSSPQLKRSAGPGDGSSGSISGGGRGRGGGDSDSASLASSSAEEESSGAGAVTLDPLEHAWMLSASEGKWDSLEGLLTCEPGLLSKRDFITGFTCLHWAAKHGRQEVLAMLVNFASKHQLPVNINARSSGGYTALHLAAMHGHVEVVKLLVGAYDADVDIRDYSGRKASQYLSESIAEEIKSLVGAMDEEDGDSTTGRGSGRWRLSKVLPSHLITYKLSQGMEDGTEHHHHHHHHHHVAEGWPGSKAKDSGRKALGSSSGRIKPRLNKIRFRTQIIHTTPSFKDTEQPLEEGEEEEEERSLKGYSSSFKLRPKSNVFGTFKLVVILESRTTGLPEHTPTSD, from the exons ATGGAGGGGCCGCTGGAGCCGAGCTCCGAGACGATCCTGCGCTTTCTCGCCGAGCGTGGGGGCCGGGCCCGGCACTCGGAATTGGTGCAGCACTTCAGGGACGCCCTGGGCGGCCAGCGCGAGCAGCGCACCCGCGCCCGCGAACACTTCAAGGAACTGGTCAACGCGGTGGCCACCGTGCGCACCGACCCCGCGGATGGTACCAAGTATGTGCACCTCAAGAAGAGGTTCTGGACAGGGGGGTCCCCTCCGCTGGAGGCCTCGCACCCCCGGGACCTACCGCGTATCGAGGTGACTGAGGAGCCTCCAGTCCCGGACCTTCCAGCCGAGCCCTGCGAGGGCAGCCCGCTCCAGGAGGGGGTAGATCCGCAGTTGTCTCTCGGGCTGGGTGGCGAAGCGAGCGACCCGGAGCCTCCGATCCCTGCTCAGAGTGGGGCCCTGGGTAAGAACTCGCCGCAGGAGGGCCAGGCGGAGTCCTGGGCTTCAGTCCCCGGGCCCAGCGAGAACCTGAAACTCCCATCACAGGGCGGTGAGGAGGTCGAAGGGACCAGTTCCCCCGGTGGGCCGAATACGCCGAGGTCGGCTCGTCAGAACTTTCGGGACCTGGTGATGGGCAGCTCCCCTCAACTCAAGAGGAGCGCGGGCCCGGGGGACGGTAGCTCTGGGAGCATCTCCGGAGGGGGTCGCGGCCGAGGAGGGGGCGACTCGGATAGCGCATCCCTGGCTTCGTCCTCCGCCGAAGAGGAGAGCAGCGGTGCGGGCGCGGTCactctggatcccctggagcacGCCTGGATGCTCTCGGCTTCGGAGGGCAAGTGGGACAGCCTGGAAGGGCTGCTCACTTGTGAGCCCGGCCTGCTGTCGAAGCGAGACTTCATCACCGGCTTCACCTGTCTCCACTGGGCCGCCAAGCACGGCAGGCAGGAGGTCCTGGCCATGTTGGTCAACTTCGCCAGCAAACACCAGCTGCCAGTGAACATCAATGCCAGGTCGAGCGGCGGCTACACTGCCCTCCATTTGGCGGCCATGCATGGGCACGTGGAGGTGGTGAAGTTGCTAGTCGGGGCCTACGACGCAGATGTGGACATCAGGGACTACAGCGGGAGGAAGGCCTCTCAGTACCTGAGCGAGAGCATCGCAGAGGAGATCAAGAGCCTGGTGGGAGCCATGGACGAAGAGGATGGGGACAGTACCACCGGCCGCGGGAGTGGGCGCTGGAGACTTTCGAAGGTGCTCCCGTCACACCTCATCACTTACAAACTCTCGCAGGGCATGGAAGATGGAACTgaacatcaccatcatcaccaccaccaccaccacgtcgCCGAAGGATGGCCCGGAAGCAAAGCAAAAGATTCAGGTCGCAAAGCCTTGGGCAGCTCCAGTGGACGGATAAAACCACGACTCAACAAAATCCGATTCCGAACCCAGATCATTCACACCACACCCTCCTTCAAGGATACCGAACAGCccctggaggaaggggaagaggaggaagaggaaaggtctCTTAAAGGCTACTCGTCTTCCTTCAAACTGAGACCGAAGTCCAATGTATTTGG GACCTTCAAGCTTGTGGTCATCCTGGAATCCAGAACGACAGGGTTGCCCGAACACACACCGACCAGTGACTGA
- the Sowahc gene encoding ankyrin repeat domain-containing protein SOWAHC isoform X2: MEGPLEPSSETILRFLAERGGRARHSELVQHFRDALGGQREQRTRAREHFKELVNAVATVRTDPADGTKYVHLKKRFWTGGSPPLEASHPRDLPRIEVTEEPPVPDLPAEPCEGSPLQEGVDPQLSLGLGGEASDPEPPIPAQSGALGKNSPQEGQAESWASVPGPSENLKLPSQGGEEVEGTSSPGGPNTPRSARQNFRDLVMGSSPQLKRSAGPGDGSSGSISGGGRGRGGGDSDSASLASSSAEEESSGAGAVTLDPLEHAWMLSASEGKWDSLEGLLTCEPGLLSKRDFITGFTCLHWAAKHGRQEVLAMLVNFASKHQLPVNINARSSGGYTALHLAAMHGHVEVVKLLVGAYDADVDIRDYSGRKASQYLSESIAEEIKSLVGAMDEEDGDSTTGRGSGRWRLSKVLPSHLITYKLSQGMEDGTEHHHHHHHHHHVAEGWPGSKAKDSGRKALGSSSGRIKPRLNKIRFRTQIIHTTPSFKDTEQPLEEGEEEEEERSLKGYSSSFKLRPKSNVFG; this comes from the coding sequence ATGGAGGGGCCGCTGGAGCCGAGCTCCGAGACGATCCTGCGCTTTCTCGCCGAGCGTGGGGGCCGGGCCCGGCACTCGGAATTGGTGCAGCACTTCAGGGACGCCCTGGGCGGCCAGCGCGAGCAGCGCACCCGCGCCCGCGAACACTTCAAGGAACTGGTCAACGCGGTGGCCACCGTGCGCACCGACCCCGCGGATGGTACCAAGTATGTGCACCTCAAGAAGAGGTTCTGGACAGGGGGGTCCCCTCCGCTGGAGGCCTCGCACCCCCGGGACCTACCGCGTATCGAGGTGACTGAGGAGCCTCCAGTCCCGGACCTTCCAGCCGAGCCCTGCGAGGGCAGCCCGCTCCAGGAGGGGGTAGATCCGCAGTTGTCTCTCGGGCTGGGTGGCGAAGCGAGCGACCCGGAGCCTCCGATCCCTGCTCAGAGTGGGGCCCTGGGTAAGAACTCGCCGCAGGAGGGCCAGGCGGAGTCCTGGGCTTCAGTCCCCGGGCCCAGCGAGAACCTGAAACTCCCATCACAGGGCGGTGAGGAGGTCGAAGGGACCAGTTCCCCCGGTGGGCCGAATACGCCGAGGTCGGCTCGTCAGAACTTTCGGGACCTGGTGATGGGCAGCTCCCCTCAACTCAAGAGGAGCGCGGGCCCGGGGGACGGTAGCTCTGGGAGCATCTCCGGAGGGGGTCGCGGCCGAGGAGGGGGCGACTCGGATAGCGCATCCCTGGCTTCGTCCTCCGCCGAAGAGGAGAGCAGCGGTGCGGGCGCGGTCactctggatcccctggagcacGCCTGGATGCTCTCGGCTTCGGAGGGCAAGTGGGACAGCCTGGAAGGGCTGCTCACTTGTGAGCCCGGCCTGCTGTCGAAGCGAGACTTCATCACCGGCTTCACCTGTCTCCACTGGGCCGCCAAGCACGGCAGGCAGGAGGTCCTGGCCATGTTGGTCAACTTCGCCAGCAAACACCAGCTGCCAGTGAACATCAATGCCAGGTCGAGCGGCGGCTACACTGCCCTCCATTTGGCGGCCATGCATGGGCACGTGGAGGTGGTGAAGTTGCTAGTCGGGGCCTACGACGCAGATGTGGACATCAGGGACTACAGCGGGAGGAAGGCCTCTCAGTACCTGAGCGAGAGCATCGCAGAGGAGATCAAGAGCCTGGTGGGAGCCATGGACGAAGAGGATGGGGACAGTACCACCGGCCGCGGGAGTGGGCGCTGGAGACTTTCGAAGGTGCTCCCGTCACACCTCATCACTTACAAACTCTCGCAGGGCATGGAAGATGGAACTgaacatcaccatcatcaccaccaccaccaccacgtcgCCGAAGGATGGCCCGGAAGCAAAGCAAAAGATTCAGGTCGCAAAGCCTTGGGCAGCTCCAGTGGACGGATAAAACCACGACTCAACAAAATCCGATTCCGAACCCAGATCATTCACACCACACCCTCCTTCAAGGATACCGAACAGCccctggaggaaggggaagaggaggaagaggaaaggtctCTTAAAGGCTACTCGTCTTCCTTCAAACTGAGACCGAAGTCCAATGTATTTGGGTAA